A single Pirellulales bacterium DNA region contains:
- a CDS encoding GDSL-type esterase/lipase family protein: MPTSQRGKRSCFGQNARRPLCAGQRFEALEPREVLSSQAPVVLDATPYNAAFVNAAYQDALGRPADSAALNGAVQQLNAGQARDWLPAVVVDSNEYASHLVTAAYQQYLGRTVDSASLNFWIDELHAGLRDEDLAAALVGSDEFYARAGGNDAAWIGAAYQALLGRPVDAGGLQWATNQLTSGVSRSALALELADSTEREDQVVRNDYLHYWGATPDDASVSYWAAQLGAGQTTDESLVMQLMDANQYYQQKTGVPPTVVPEPVPTSLWQSENANIDAHAAKDNSQVVFLGDSITAYWQNAGATVWAQNYAGLNALNAGVGGDRTENVLWRIEHGNLGENSPKVVVLMIGINNLAFGDSPQDVATGVASIVATLRDMLPDTMILVLGILPALETSPDSSFRQEITATNQLIQQLADGQNVFYLDMGPAFTRADGTINAALFQQYLVHPNAAGYEVWAQTMNPYLQAIMAGSSSQAASQRNLL, encoded by the coding sequence TTGCCCACATCGCAACGCGGCAAACGGAGTTGCTTCGGCCAAAACGCGCGGCGGCCCCTGTGCGCGGGCCAACGCTTCGAAGCCCTGGAACCGCGCGAAGTCCTGTCCTCGCAGGCCCCCGTCGTTCTCGACGCCACGCCTTACAACGCCGCATTCGTCAATGCGGCTTATCAGGACGCCCTGGGACGGCCGGCCGACTCCGCGGCGCTGAACGGCGCCGTTCAGCAATTGAATGCCGGGCAGGCCCGCGACTGGCTTCCCGCGGTGGTTGTCGACAGTAACGAATACGCCTCCCATCTGGTGACCGCGGCCTACCAGCAGTATCTGGGCCGGACGGTGGACAGCGCCAGCCTCAATTTCTGGATCGACGAGCTGCACGCGGGGCTGCGTGATGAGGATTTGGCCGCTGCGCTGGTCGGCAGCGACGAGTTCTATGCTCGCGCCGGCGGCAACGACGCGGCCTGGATCGGCGCGGCCTATCAAGCGCTGCTGGGCCGGCCCGTCGATGCCGGCGGCCTGCAATGGGCGACAAACCAGCTCACCTCCGGCGTTTCGCGCAGTGCTCTGGCGCTCGAACTGGCCGACAGCACGGAGCGCGAAGACCAGGTCGTGCGAAACGACTACCTCCATTACTGGGGCGCGACGCCCGACGACGCCAGCGTGAGCTATTGGGCGGCGCAACTTGGCGCCGGACAGACGACCGACGAATCGCTGGTGATGCAATTGATGGACGCGAACCAGTACTACCAACAGAAAACCGGGGTGCCGCCCACGGTCGTGCCCGAACCGGTGCCCACTTCGTTGTGGCAGAGCGAAAACGCCAACATCGACGCCCATGCCGCAAAGGACAATTCGCAGGTCGTGTTCCTCGGCGACTCGATCACCGCCTATTGGCAGAACGCGGGCGCGACCGTCTGGGCGCAGAACTACGCCGGCCTGAACGCGCTTAACGCGGGCGTCGGCGGCGACCGAACGGAGAACGTGCTCTGGCGGATCGAGCACGGCAACTTGGGCGAGAACTCTCCCAAAGTCGTCGTCCTGATGATCGGCATCAACAATCTGGCGTTCGGCGACAGTCCGCAAGACGTGGCCACCGGCGTGGCGTCGATTGTCGCGACGCTGCGCGACATGCTGCCGGACACGATGATCCTGGTGCTGGGCATCTTGCCGGCCCTGGAAACGTCGCCCGACAGCTCGTTCCGCCAGGAAATCACTGCCACCAATCAGTTGATTCAGCAACTGGCCGACGGCCAGAACGTTTTCTATCTCGACATGGGTCCCGCCTTCACCCGCGCCGATGGGACCATCAACGCCGCGCTCTTCCAGCAGTACCTCGTGCATCCGAACGCGGCGGGCTACGAGGTCTGGGCGCAGACGATGAACCCCTATCTACAGGCCATCATGGCGGGTTCCTCCAGCCAGGCGGCAAGCCAAAGGAATCTGCTGTAA
- a CDS encoding MATE family efflux transporter, with protein MLKRVDNWWRRPGGFRETLAVALPLIASTVSWTIMIFTDRVFLAWHSHDAVAAALPAGNIAFTLICFPLGIASYVNTFVAQYHGAGRPRRIGPAVWQALFIGLVTAPLAMATIPLAPKIFAAMGHDPHVARYEVEYYQALCWGESTLVLVAALSAFFTGRGCMRTVMVVDSSAAALNILLDYLWIFGHAGFPALGPAGAAWATTVATWLRLATYLVLWWRPPLRRTFHTLSGWRFDRELFGRLIWFGFPNGLQYLFEMGAFSVFLVLVGQMGKRELAASNLSFNLNSFAFMPILGIGLAASTLVGQHLGEDRPKLAERSTWSAFTLGGGLMAVVASLYLFAPDWLLYAYSINSDPAEFAELQSLAEVLLRFVAFYCLFDAMNIIFSGALKGAGDTGFVLVTTLSISLVVAAATWIGVKWFDLGLYWCWSVVSAWVFLLGVVFLLRFLYGPWRGMRVIEKANDAELVEAANVG; from the coding sequence GTGCTGAAACGGGTGGACAATTGGTGGCGACGGCCGGGCGGATTTCGCGAAACGCTGGCGGTCGCGCTGCCGCTGATCGCCTCGACCGTTTCCTGGACCATCATGATCTTCACCGACCGGGTGTTTCTGGCCTGGCACTCGCACGATGCGGTGGCCGCGGCCCTGCCCGCCGGCAACATCGCCTTCACGCTGATCTGTTTTCCACTGGGCATCGCGTCCTACGTGAATACCTTCGTGGCCCAATACCATGGGGCCGGCCGGCCGCGGCGGATCGGCCCCGCCGTCTGGCAGGCCCTGTTCATCGGGCTGGTCACCGCGCCCCTGGCGATGGCCACCATTCCGCTGGCGCCGAAGATTTTCGCGGCGATGGGGCACGATCCGCACGTGGCCCGCTATGAGGTCGAATACTACCAGGCCCTTTGTTGGGGCGAATCGACGCTGGTGCTCGTCGCCGCGCTATCGGCGTTCTTCACCGGCCGTGGATGCATGCGCACGGTGATGGTCGTCGATTCCAGCGCCGCCGCACTGAACATCCTGCTCGATTATCTGTGGATCTTCGGCCATGCCGGCTTTCCGGCCTTGGGACCGGCCGGCGCCGCCTGGGCCACGACCGTGGCCACCTGGCTGCGGCTGGCCACGTATCTGGTCCTGTGGTGGCGACCGCCGTTGCGACGGACATTCCATACCTTATCGGGCTGGCGCTTCGACCGCGAACTGTTCGGCCGCTTGATTTGGTTCGGCTTCCCCAACGGCCTGCAATATCTGTTCGAGATGGGGGCGTTCAGTGTGTTTCTGGTGCTGGTCGGGCAAATGGGCAAACGGGAACTGGCCGCCTCCAACCTGTCGTTCAACCTGAATTCCTTCGCCTTCATGCCGATTCTGGGCATCGGGCTGGCGGCCAGCACGCTCGTCGGCCAGCACCTGGGCGAAGACCGCCCCAAGCTGGCCGAGCGTTCTACCTGGTCGGCCTTCACGTTGGGAGGCGGCCTGATGGCGGTGGTCGCCAGCTTGTACCTGTTCGCGCCTGACTGGCTGCTGTACGCCTACAGCATCAACAGCGACCCGGCCGAGTTCGCCGAGCTACAGAGCCTGGCGGAGGTGTTGCTGCGGTTCGTCGCGTTCTATTGCCTGTTCGACGCCATGAACATTATTTTCTCCGGTGCGTTGAAGGGGGCCGGCGACACGGGCTTTGTGCTGGTGACGACGCTCTCGATTTCGCTGGTGGTCGCCGCCGCCACTTGGATCGGCGTGAAGTGGTTCGACTTGGGCCTCTACTGGTGTTGGAGTGTGGTCAGCGCGTGGGTCTTTCTGCTTGGCGTTGTCTTCTTGTTGCGGTTCCTCTATGGGCCGTGGCGCGGCATGCGCGTGATCGAGAAAGCAAACGACGCTGAACTGGTGGAGGCGGCCAACGTCGGGTGA